Proteins encoded in a region of the Maniola jurtina chromosome 12, ilManJurt1.1, whole genome shotgun sequence genome:
- the LOC123870249 gene encoding organic cation transporter protein-like isoform X2, whose amino-acid sequence MKILNNGSDSYSSPARNKIDFSPPEPNAGFKSSNTGDCNADEITFKIVGDFGNWQFWISFSMALLKLPIAWYQLNIIFMAPPQEFWCAKPKSFIKYTEEEWRDVCAPKIEEHPCLIFDPDILLIEPDMDRSLIPLVTCPQFVYDATVFSRTIISDWNLVCSKHWYIHVVGGKWRTIIPILYQLPFGLGNTVMAILAYWLRDWRKLEFALATLSSFYMFYWVFIPESPKWLIATAQNEKALEVLHKAAQQNNREQYFEENKDSLQKCKKQVRDDPGFMTFMKSESMRLKTMLLSINWFCTGLAFFSFSQYLGFIGGNIFLTVAISGIISVSGGLICLYIVTRVGRKTTVWIFQIITAFCFVFIFCIPKDVFANDWPRLLFAGLGFAGLSGTVPALYLFSGELFPTIGRNSGVAGVTTFARIAAMVAPAVVSLDELMPDLPLALLAVMSFGQLALLGPLPETKDQPLPDTLAEAEQFNKRKSRTRHETSKERIKDIMMQKFYSYTSD is encoded by the exons ATGAAGATTTTAAACAATGGTTCAGATTCATATTCTTCACCTGCACGTAACAAGATTGATTTCTCACCCCCAGAGCCCAATGCAG GTTTCAAAAGTAGCAACACAGGCGACTGCAATGCCGACGAGATAACTTTTAAAATCGTTGGAGACTTTGGGAACTGGCAGTTCTGGATAAGTTTTTCCATGGCACTGTTGAAGTTGCCAATCGCTTGGTACcagttaaatataattttcatgGCACCACCTCAGGAGTTCTGGTGCGCGAAGCCAAAatcatttatcaagtatacggAAGAAGAGTGGCGAGATGTGTGTGCTCCT aaaattgaaGAACATCCATGCTTGATCTTCGACCCGGACATACTACTTATCGAACCGGATATGGACAGATCGCTGATTCCACTAGTGACTTGTCCACAGTTTGTGTATGATGCCACGGTATTCAGCCGTACGATTATATCTGACTGGAACCTTGTATGCTCTAAACATTGGTACATACAT GTTGTGGGAGGTAAGTGGCGAACAATAATACCCATCTTGTACCAATTGCCTTTTGGGCTTGGGAACACTGTAATGGCAATTTTGGCTTACTGGCTGAGGGACTGGAGGAAGCTAGAGTTTGCTTTGGCCACTTTATCCTCATTCTACATGTTCTACTGGGTATTCATACCAGAGTCACCAAAATGGCTGATTGCTACGGCACAAAATGAAAAGGCTTTAG AAGTACTACATAAGGCTGCGCAGCAAAATAACAGGGAACAATACTTTGAAGAGAACAAAGATTCATTGCAGAAATGTAAAAAACAAGTACGAGATGATCCAGGATTTATGACTTTTATGAAGTCTGAAAGTATGAGATTGAAAACGATGCTTTTATCGATAAATTG GTTCTGTACTGGATTAGCTTTCTTCTCATTTTCCCAGTACCTCGGTTTTATCGGCGGGAACATTTTCCTAACGGTCGCAATAAGTGGCATCATTTCAGTGTCGGGCGGGTTAATTTGTCTTTATATTGTGACTAGAGTTGGACGGAAGACAACCGTGTGGATATTTCAAATAATAACGGCTTTCTGTTTTGTATTTATCTTCTGTATACCGAAGGATGTATTTGCTAATGACTGGCCAAGACTTCTATTCGCCGGATTGGGTTTTGCAGGCTTATCC GGCACTGTACCAgctctgtatttattttccggCGAGCTTTTTCCGACCATAGGCCGTAACTCCGGCGTGGCTGGCGTGACCACGTTCGCGCGCATCGCCGCTATGGTGGCCCCTGCCGTCGTGAGCTTGGACGAGTTAATGCCGGACCTGCCGCTGGCCCTGCTGGCTGTTATGTCGTTCGGGCAGTTAGCCCTGCTAGGGCCGCTACCTGAAACTAAAGATCAGCCACTGCCAGATACTTTAGCAGAAGCTGAACAGTTTAATAAAAG
- the LOC123870249 gene encoding organic cation transporter protein-like isoform X1, giving the protein MKILNNGSDSYSSPARNKIDFSPPEPNAGFKSSNTGDCNADEITFKIVGDFGNWQFWISFSMALLKLPIAWYQLNIIFMAPPQEFWCAKPKSFIKYTEEEWRDVCAPKIEEHPCLIFDPDILLIEPDMDRSLIPLVTCPQFVYDATVFSRTIISDWNLVCSKHWYIHLTQCIMMWGVLLGSIIFGIIADKYGRKTPLMIGITMQCIMSYITSVLPSYAIFLVCWFILAIASGGIGIISFVISMEVVGGKWRTIIPILYQLPFGLGNTVMAILAYWLRDWRKLEFALATLSSFYMFYWVFIPESPKWLIATAQNEKALEVLHKAAQQNNREQYFEENKDSLQKCKKQVRDDPGFMTFMKSESMRLKTMLLSINWFCTGLAFFSFSQYLGFIGGNIFLTVAISGIISVSGGLICLYIVTRVGRKTTVWIFQIITAFCFVFIFCIPKDVFANDWPRLLFAGLGFAGLSGTVPALYLFSGELFPTIGRNSGVAGVTTFARIAAMVAPAVVSLDELMPDLPLALLAVMSFGQLALLGPLPETKDQPLPDTLAEAEQFNKRKSRTRHETSKERIKDIMMQKFYSYTSD; this is encoded by the exons ATGAAGATTTTAAACAATGGTTCAGATTCATATTCTTCACCTGCACGTAACAAGATTGATTTCTCACCCCCAGAGCCCAATGCAG GTTTCAAAAGTAGCAACACAGGCGACTGCAATGCCGACGAGATAACTTTTAAAATCGTTGGAGACTTTGGGAACTGGCAGTTCTGGATAAGTTTTTCCATGGCACTGTTGAAGTTGCCAATCGCTTGGTACcagttaaatataattttcatgGCACCACCTCAGGAGTTCTGGTGCGCGAAGCCAAAatcatttatcaagtatacggAAGAAGAGTGGCGAGATGTGTGTGCTCCT aaaattgaaGAACATCCATGCTTGATCTTCGACCCGGACATACTACTTATCGAACCGGATATGGACAGATCGCTGATTCCACTAGTGACTTGTCCACAGTTTGTGTATGATGCCACGGTATTCAGCCGTACGATTATATCTGACTGGAACCTTGTATGCTCTAAACATTGGTACATACAT CTTACTCAATGTATTATGATGTGGGGCGTCCTCCTCGGTAGTATAATTTTTGGGATCATAGCCGATAAATATGGAAGAAAGACTCCCCTTATGATCGGCATAACGATGCAGTGCATCATGAGTTATATCACCAGCGTATTGCCGTCTTACGCCATATTCCTCGTCTGCTGGTTCATCTTGGCTATAGCCTCTGGTGGTATTGGTATCATATCGTTTGTTATCAGTATGGAG GTTGTGGGAGGTAAGTGGCGAACAATAATACCCATCTTGTACCAATTGCCTTTTGGGCTTGGGAACACTGTAATGGCAATTTTGGCTTACTGGCTGAGGGACTGGAGGAAGCTAGAGTTTGCTTTGGCCACTTTATCCTCATTCTACATGTTCTACTGGGTATTCATACCAGAGTCACCAAAATGGCTGATTGCTACGGCACAAAATGAAAAGGCTTTAG AAGTACTACATAAGGCTGCGCAGCAAAATAACAGGGAACAATACTTTGAAGAGAACAAAGATTCATTGCAGAAATGTAAAAAACAAGTACGAGATGATCCAGGATTTATGACTTTTATGAAGTCTGAAAGTATGAGATTGAAAACGATGCTTTTATCGATAAATTG GTTCTGTACTGGATTAGCTTTCTTCTCATTTTCCCAGTACCTCGGTTTTATCGGCGGGAACATTTTCCTAACGGTCGCAATAAGTGGCATCATTTCAGTGTCGGGCGGGTTAATTTGTCTTTATATTGTGACTAGAGTTGGACGGAAGACAACCGTGTGGATATTTCAAATAATAACGGCTTTCTGTTTTGTATTTATCTTCTGTATACCGAAGGATGTATTTGCTAATGACTGGCCAAGACTTCTATTCGCCGGATTGGGTTTTGCAGGCTTATCC GGCACTGTACCAgctctgtatttattttccggCGAGCTTTTTCCGACCATAGGCCGTAACTCCGGCGTGGCTGGCGTGACCACGTTCGCGCGCATCGCCGCTATGGTGGCCCCTGCCGTCGTGAGCTTGGACGAGTTAATGCCGGACCTGCCGCTGGCCCTGCTGGCTGTTATGTCGTTCGGGCAGTTAGCCCTGCTAGGGCCGCTACCTGAAACTAAAGATCAGCCACTGCCAGATACTTTAGCAGAAGCTGAACAGTTTAATAAAAG
- the LOC123870246 gene encoding ribosomal protein S6 kinase 2 beta has protein sequence MPLANATDPWRMQSGDVTRGITSQTTNSLPMVVENAAESRQASTTESLESNASISDQNYEQEVELQDVVKEGHEKADPSQFELLKVLGEGSFGKVFLVRKVSGPDTGTLYAMKVLKKATLKVRDRERTKMERNILVEMGHPFIVKLHYAFQTAGKLYLILDFLRGGDLFSRLSKEVMFTEEDVKFYLAELALALEHVHKLGIIYRDLKPENILLDADGHIALTDFGLSKLPPSDKAYSFCGTVEYMAPEVVNRKGHTMAADWWSFGVLMFEMLTGNLPFHGSTRHETMTQILKAKLGMPSNLSEEAQSLLRALFKRNPHNRLGAGPNGIEDIKDHEFFANIDFDALLRKEVVPPFRPAVSRADDAFYFDSEFTCRTPRDSPGVPASANAHELFRGFSFVAPCLLNDDNNKTVTNQNQNHVAQTKTSTEEFWSGFVNRNNFFDEYRLMGELGTGSFSVVRLCEHKTSRTQYAVKIMDKLQYDPREEIEILLRYSQHPHIITLRGVYEEGGRILAVTELCRGGELLEYITQRRYLSEREAAPILRNVLHAVHYLHRHTVVHRDIKPSNILFATAERRAADVRLVDFGLAKQLRAENGLLMTPCYTANFVAPEVLKRAGYDAACDIWSLGVLAYIMLSGRTPFASTGDDTPEAILARIESGKVETSSGAWRNVSAEARACVRRMLQLEPAMRPRAHELLREPWISRDDPEPVAAPRAPPPDDEPPQQDLRRAVDLTFQAMTSAPMTPHILGPVTQSTLAQRRIKPQRRFPPTQV, from the exons ATGCCTCTGGCCAATGCGACGGACCCATGGCGAATGCAGAGTGGAGATGTCACt CGTGGCATTACATCACAGACTACAAACAGTCTTCCAATGGTTGTTGAAAATGCAGCGGAGTCACGGCAGGCATCAACAACTGAAAGTCTTGAGTCCAATGCATCCATAAGTGATCAAAACTATGAACAGGAAGTTGAGCTACAGGATGTGGTTAAAGAAGGCCATGAGAAAGCAGATCCCTCTCAGTTTGAATTACTCAAAGTCCTTGGTGAAGGTTCCTTTGGCAAAGTTTTCCTAGTACGAAAAGTCAGTGGTCCAGATACTGGTACTCTTTATGCTATGAAG GTATTAAAAAAGGCAACACTGAAAGTTAGAGACAGAGAACGCACAAAAATGGAAAGAAATATTTTAGTTGAAATGGGGCATCCATTCATTGTTAAATTACACTATGCATTTCAAACTGCAGGCAAATTGTATTTAATATTAGATTTCTTGCGGGGAGGTGATCTATTTTCACGATTAAGTAAAGAG GTGATGTTCACAGAGGAAGATGTTAAGTTTTACTTAGCTGAGCTAGCGTTAGCATTAGAACATGTGCATAAGTTGGGAATTATATACAGGGATCTCAAGCCAGAGAATATATTATTAGATGCGGATGGGCATATTGCCCTGACTGACTTTGGTCTATCCAAATTGCCCCCTAGCGATAAAGCCTACAGCTTCTGTGGCACTGTGGAGTATATGGCACCCGAGGTTGTTAATAGGAAAGGACATACAATGGCTGCTGATTGGTGGTCATTTGGAGTTCTTatg TTTGAGATGTTGACTGGAAATCTTCCCTTCCATGGCTCAACAAGGCATGAAACTATGACACAAATACTTAAAGCAAAACTTGGTATGCCGTCTAATTTAAGTGAGGAAGCACAATCACTGCTTCGGGCTCTGTTCAAAAGAAATCCACATAACAG ATTGGGAGCTGGACCCAATGGCATTGAGGATATAAAGGATCATGAGTTCTTTGCAAACATAGATTTTGATGCATTGCTAAGAAAAGAG GTGGTGCCGCCGTTCCGGCCGGCGGTGTCGCGCGCGGACGACGCGTTCTACTTCGACTCGGAGTTCACGTGCCGAACGCCGCGCGACTCGCCCGGCGTGCCCGCCTCAGCCAATGCACACGAACTATTTAG GGGTTTCAGTTTCGTAGCACCGTGTCTACTAAATGACGACAATAACAAAACAGTGACAAATCAAAATCAGAACCATGTAGCTCAAACCAAAACCTCTACCGAAGAATTCTGGTCAGGATTCGTAAATAGAAACAATTTCTTTGATGAATACAG ATTAATGGGTGAATTAGGCACAGGATCGTTTTCTGTAGTCCGACTGTGTGAGCACAAGACATCGCGCACACAGTACGCCGTTAAAATAATGGACAAGCTGCAATACGATCCAAGGGAAGAAATCGAAATTCTTTTAAG ATACAGCCAACATCCTCACATAATAACCCTCCGTGGAGTTTACGAGGAAGGCGGTCGGATACTGGCAGTGACTGAGCTGTGTCGAGGCGGTGAACTATTGGAGTACATCACGCAGCGGCGCTACTTGTCCGAGCGAGAGGCCGCGCCCATACTGCGCAATGTACTGCACGCCGTGCATTATCTGCATCGCCACACTGTTGTGCACAG GGACATAAAGCCGTCGAACATCCTATTCGCGACGGCGGAAAGGCGCGCGGCCGACGTGAGGCTGGTGGACTTCGGGCTGGCGAAGCAGTTGCGCGCGGAGAACGGCCTCCTCATGACACCGTGCTACACGGCCAACTTCGTGGCGCCCGAGGTGCTCAAGCGAGCGGGCTACGACGCCGCTTGCGACATCTGGAGCTTAG gtGTATTGGCGTATATCATGCTCTCCGGCAGAACGCCTTTTGCGTCCACTGGGGATGACACGCCTGAAGCTATTTTAGCCAGGATCGAGTCTGGCAAG GTGGAGACATCAAGCGGCGCGTGGCGGAACGTTTCGGCGGAAGCGCGCGCGTGCGTGCGGCGCATGCTGCAGCTGGAGCCGGCGATGAGGCCGCGCGCGCACGAGCTGCTGCGCGAGCCGTGGATCAGCCGCGACGACCCCGAGCCcgtcgccgcgccgcgcgcgcccCCGCCCGACGACGAGCCTCCCCAGCAGGACCTGAGGCGTGCGGTGGACCTCACATTCCAG GCTATGACTTCTGCACCAATGACACCTCACATACTGGGCCCGGTCACACAATCGACTCTTGCGCAGCGTCGTATCAAACCGCAACGCCGGTTCCCGCCTACGCAAGTGTAA
- the LOC123870253 gene encoding aminoacyl tRNA synthase complex-interacting multifunctional protein 1 — MSIQIFVRKMSQNVIVKLVNNAEKAEKRLSELKSKLEQVKRFKVEEKIKELTQENNFLLKKVEEAKIELIRLETLNGKKQYSLPGKTVTITNNVNISKSEQENVNDSQVHVDQKEKKEKNAKKTKEKATTPATTDLVDVRKLDLRIGKIVDIGKHPDADTLYVEKIDCGEDNPRTVVSGLVNHVPIDEMKERMVMVLCNLKPVKMRGVTSEAMVMCASSPEKVEVLIPPNGAVPGDLVSCEGYPREPEPLLNPKKKIFETCAPDLKTNDDGVACYKGSPLVVPGKGPVKASTLKGVNVK, encoded by the exons ATGTCCATTCAAATTTTTGTGAGGAAAATGTCTCAGAATGTTATAGTAAAATTGGTAAATAATGCCGAAAAGGCTGAAAAACGTTTATCCGAGCTTAAAAGTAAG cTAGAACAAGTGAAGAGGTTTAAAGTAGaagagaaaatcaaagaactaaCACAAGAGAAtaattttttgttgaaaaaagTTGAAGAAGCAAAGATTGAGTTGATAAGATTAGAAACGCTGAATGGCAAGAAACAATATTCATTGCCTGGAAAAACAGTAACGATAACCAATAATGTAAACATATCTAAATCAGAGCAAGAGAATGTAAATGATAGTCAAGTCCATGTTGACcaaaaagagaaaaaagaaaaaaatgcaaagaaaactaaagagAAAGCAACTACACCTGCAACTACTGATCTTGTTGATGTTCGGAAGTTAGACCTGCGGATTGGAAAAATTGTTGACATTGGCAAACATCCAGATGCAGATACTCTGTATGTTGAAAAGATTGATTGTGGTGAAGACAACCCTCGGACAGTAGTATCAGGTCTTGTGAATCATGTCCCCATTGATGAGATGAAGGAAAGGATGGTTATGGTTCTATGTAATTTAAAACCTGTTAAG atgcGTGGTGTCACCTCTGAAGCGATGGTCATGTGTGCCAGCTCACCTGAGAAAGTTGAAGTTCTTATTCCACCAAATGGAGCTGTACCTGGGGACCTAGTCTCATGCGAAGGGTACCCTCGGGAGCCGGAGCCTCTGCTCAACCCTAAGAAGAAGATATTTGAAACCTGTGCCCCCGACCTTAAAACCAATGATGATGGTGTAGCGTGTTATAAAGGAAGTCCTCTAGTAGTGCCTGGTAAAGGCCCTGTTAAAGCATCCACTCTTAAAGGGGTGAATGTGAAATAA